The Acinetobacter lwoffii genomic sequence GCTGATGTGCCCACGCCAAGGCATCTTCACAGACTTGTACCATCTGCAAGGGGCTAAATTCTGGCGTCAGCGGATAAGCTACGCTTAGCACCTGTACTTTGGCATGTACTGCCAGCAAGCGACAGAATTCATCATGGCTGTCCAGACCGCCCACCATAAATGCACCGCCATGATAAAAAATCACCATCGGCAACTTCTTTTGTGGAGCTGGATGATAATGCCGGGCAAAGATGCTGCCACTCTGTAGAGGAAGGCGGAGCTCTTCAACAAATTTGACCGCGGTCGGTCTAGCCCGGATGGCTTTCATACGTGCATCAAACAATGTGCGCGAATGAGCCAGATCCTCACTAATAAAACTGCTATGCCCCTGTTTTATCTGGATGGCCATCAGGCATTTAACCAATGGATCTAAATCAGGATAAACATGAGGATAATCCAGAGCCTTGACCAATGCTTCCTGTGCAATGCCAGGTAAGCGGTCCAGCATACGCGCTGCCGTCCCTTGTCCCTTTTCCATCACACTTTTCAGAACCGGAGGATTCACAGTCATTATTTTTAGTCCTTATTCTCTTAATTCTTCATAGTTTCTACACGATTAGTGTTTCAGTGACCATATTCTTATATAAGTCTTAATATCAATGTACATATAGCTTCTACTCGATACGTTACCCTCATTTATAAAAGATATCATTGACCGTTTAAAGGTTATTTTTGACGTACTTTTGCG encodes the following:
- a CDS encoding alpha/beta hydrolase, with translation MTVNPPVLKSVMEKGQGTAARMLDRLPGIAQEALVKALDYPHVYPDLDPLVKCLMAIQIKQGHSSFISEDLAHSRTLFDARMKAIRARPTAVKFVEELRLPLQSGSIFARHYHPAPQKKLPMVIFYHGGAFMVGGLDSHDEFCRLLAVHAKVQVLSVAYPLTPEFSPLQMVQVCEDALAWAHQHSKQLKVYKNRIAVAGDSAGGNLATVVAQRSAGKSYAARAQLLLYPAVDFKSRHPSFYAYKDGLVLSEQDIDLVTLMYAQTHQIELDDPLISPTYGELQNLPPSYVITARHDVLHDEGSIYAHKLRQNGVAVHYDEYTDQAHGFINLTPISRRAKKYVIEISKNFRKFWDKNS